A region of the Lysobacter sp. K5869 genome:
GTCGTCTTCGGACTCGGCCTCAAGTTCCGGAACGGTCGTCGTCTCGACGGCGTGTTGGTCTTGCTCGTGATCGTTCGCGTCCGCCGCGCGCTCGCCCGGCGCGGCTTCGGGGTCGTCCGACAGGACGGTGTGTTCGGGGTCTTCGTCCGCCGGCGCGGCAGGCGCGTCGGCGGTTTGGGATTCGGGGGCGGCCTCGGCGGCGGAGTCGTCGCCGTCGGCCTGGGAGTCGGGGGCGGGCGCTGCGGCCGCGTCGCCGGTTTCGGCGTCCGCGTCCGCTTCGGCCTCGTCGCCGGCGGCCGCATCGGCTTCGGCGTCGCTGTTCGCGTCCGCGCCGGCTTCGTCGTTGGCCGCCGCTTCGGCGCCGTCGGCGGCCGCGGCATCGCCGTCGCCGTCGGCGTTCACGCCGGCCGGGATCGGCGCGCCGTCCAGCGGCAGCTGCGGTTCCAGCTCGCCGATGTCCTTGAGCTCCGACAGCGGCGGCAGGTCGTCCAGGCGCTTGAGGCCGAAGTAATCGAGGAAGGCCTTGGTGGTGCCGAACAGGGCCGGCTTACCGGGCACGTCGCGGTGGCCGACCACGCGGATCCACTCGCGCTCTTCCAACGCCTTGATGATGTTGCTGCTGACCGCCACGCCGCGGACCTGCTCGATCTCGCCGCGGGTGATCGGCTGGCGGTAGGCGATCAGCGCCAGGGTTTCCAGGGTGGCGCGGGTGTAGCGGGTCTGGCGCTCGGTCCACAGCCGCGCGACCCAGGCGTGCACGTCGGCCTGGACCTGAAAGCGGAAGCCGGAGGCGACCTCGACCAGCTCCACGCCGCGCCCGGCGCAACCCTCGCGCAGGGTCTGCAGCGCGGTTTCCACGCTGTCCGGCGGCGCCGGCTGGTCCTCCGGGAACAGCGCGTGCAACTGCGCCAGCGACAGCGGCTGGTTGGCCGCGAGCAAGGCGGCTTCGACGATGCGGGTGATGAGCAGTGGGTCCATTACAGCCGGGGGTCGGGAATGGGGGAAAGGGGG
Encoded here:
- the scpB gene encoding SMC-Scp complex subunit ScpB gives rise to the protein MDPLLITRIVEAALLAANQPLSLAQLHALFPEDQPAPPDSVETALQTLREGCAGRGVELVEVASGFRFQVQADVHAWVARLWTERQTRYTRATLETLALIAYRQPITRGEIEQVRGVAVSSNIIKALEEREWIRVVGHRDVPGKPALFGTTKAFLDYFGLKRLDDLPPLSELKDIGELEPQLPLDGAPIPAGVNADGDGDAAAADGAEAAANDEAGADANSDAEADAAAGDEAEADADAETGDAAAAPAPDSQADGDDSAAEAAPESQTADAPAAPADEDPEHTVLSDDPEAAPGERAADANDHEQDQHAVETTTVPELEAESEDDRPEQQK